One Opitutus sp. ER46 genomic region harbors:
- a CDS encoding aldo/keto reductase gives MKARLFGHTGRSVGEVGLGTWQLGANWGNVTDDVALATLRAAWDAGTTLFDTADVYGAGRSETLIGRFLRETRAKVFVATKLGRFSPPGWPGNFTRAAIREHTEASLRRLGVETLDLTQLHCIPFEVLQRGEVFEHLRELKREGKIRDFGVSVESMAEADFCVRQPGLASLQIIFNVFRQKPIHTLFAEARQRNVALLVRLPLASGLLAGKFTTATTFPADDHRNFNRDGQQFNVGETFAGLPFAKGVALADALKPLVPAGLTLAELALRWCLDFEAVSVIIPGAKNPEQARANVRASERSPLGPELHARLADFYRREVEPHIRGAY, from the coding sequence ATGAAGGCACGGCTATTCGGACACACGGGGCGGAGCGTCGGCGAAGTGGGCCTGGGCACGTGGCAGCTCGGCGCGAACTGGGGCAACGTGACGGATGACGTGGCGCTTGCGACGCTGCGCGCGGCGTGGGATGCGGGGACGACGCTGTTCGACACGGCCGATGTGTACGGGGCGGGACGGAGTGAGACACTGATCGGGCGGTTCCTGCGGGAGACGCGGGCGAAGGTGTTCGTGGCGACGAAGCTGGGGCGCTTCAGCCCGCCGGGCTGGCCGGGGAATTTCACGCGGGCGGCGATTCGCGAGCACACCGAGGCGTCCTTGCGCCGGCTCGGGGTGGAGACACTCGACCTGACCCAATTGCACTGCATCCCGTTCGAGGTGCTGCAGCGTGGAGAGGTGTTCGAGCACCTGCGGGAGTTGAAGCGCGAGGGAAAGATCCGCGATTTCGGCGTGAGCGTGGAGTCGATGGCGGAGGCTGATTTCTGCGTCCGGCAGCCGGGCCTCGCGTCTCTCCAGATCATTTTCAACGTGTTTCGGCAAAAGCCGATTCACACCCTGTTCGCCGAGGCGCGGCAGCGGAACGTGGCCCTGCTGGTCCGGCTGCCGCTCGCGAGCGGGCTGCTCGCGGGCAAGTTTACGACGGCGACGACGTTTCCGGCTGACGATCACCGGAACTTCAACCGTGACGGGCAGCAGTTCAACGTGGGTGAGACCTTCGCCGGCCTGCCGTTTGCGAAAGGCGTGGCGCTGGCCGATGCGCTCAAACCGCTCGTGCCGGCGGGCCTGACCCTCGCCGAGCTGGCGCTGCGCTGGTGCCTCGATTTCGAGGCGGTGAGCGTGATCATTCCCGGCGCGAAAAACCCGGAGCAGGCGCGGGCCAATGTGCGGGCGTCGGAGCGGTCGCCGCTTGGGCCGGAACTGCACGCGCGCCTCGCGGATTTCTACCGGCGCGAGGTCGAGCCGCATATTCGCGGCGCCTACTAG
- a CDS encoding PAS domain S-box protein — translation MSARSLSKPLKLTLAYAAAGIAWVFVTEVLLESAVEDLYRSIAFDAFKEFLFIGITAGLLYVWARRFYSGTIEETEALTLARVRAEQTRRMYATVTAVNHRIIRPTDTVALCQAICDALLEPGGFCAAWIGRSNSAESVTVSIAHAGPPPPSAITAAELAVDPDLARVVDTLRLGRPVSLQQLGPRAGELASMRQRCGAKSLAAIPFRPAGSAPMALIVYSDAAGYFTPDILGMLNELTADLEFGIEALAEKDLRAAAEAALRSSEERYRLVAENSQDVIWVIGFDATLQYVSPAIERLLGYTPAQCFKLRPSEIFTPDSIGAFDDLLRETREAVERNQPISTRLLEVQQRRADGSTVWTEMRVSEFHDANGRLTGLLGVTRDITQRRVIDQALASEVARYRALMDVSVDAIHLLDGDGRLIEANDTFLRQRGFSRSDIGQLCLEDWTIDPGDDLRRRLSQIGVRPVRVETRHRRRNGSTFDVEVVTVALELHGRRVTCASARDITERKDFEKRLLRAQRLESVGLIASGIAHDLNNVLTPILLSTGLLEMRYRSPEDAQLLKPIEAAARRGSSIVQQILTFSRGAEGQRLAIEPKILLKELSSIIRETFPRNIVHKLEIAADARPVVGDPTQLHQVFLNLALNARDAMPQGGTLTIGARNHHITAEDLLRIPSAVEGEYVCISVVDTGTGITPDVLDHLFEPFFTTKPRGRGTGLGLSTVHGLVRGHGGFVDVSSQLGHGSEFRVFLPSAGPESTPAPAAGANSHRKIGQGEHVLVVDDELAILTVLSSVLRRAGFTVHTAADGAEALQELELRPTDIRVVITDIMMPKFDGIRLTSEVRQRYPKLPVIAMSGMISPTSDDESREQLRALGVTTVLDKPYGEPELLDAIAAALKATNAPA, via the coding sequence ATGTCAGCCCGCTCCCTCTCCAAGCCTCTAAAACTCACGCTCGCCTATGCCGCCGCCGGCATCGCGTGGGTTTTCGTCACCGAAGTCCTGCTCGAATCGGCCGTGGAGGACCTCTACCGCAGCATCGCCTTCGATGCGTTCAAGGAATTCCTCTTCATCGGCATCACCGCCGGGCTCCTCTATGTCTGGGCCCGTCGCTTCTACTCCGGCACGATCGAAGAAACCGAGGCCCTCACCCTCGCCCGGGTCCGAGCCGAGCAGACGCGCCGGATGTATGCGACTGTCACCGCCGTCAACCACCGCATCATCCGCCCCACCGACACCGTGGCCCTTTGCCAGGCCATCTGCGACGCCCTGCTTGAGCCGGGCGGCTTCTGCGCCGCCTGGATCGGCCGCAGCAACAGCGCGGAGAGTGTCACCGTGTCGATCGCCCACGCCGGCCCGCCACCGCCCAGCGCCATCACCGCGGCCGAACTCGCGGTCGACCCTGATCTCGCCCGCGTCGTCGACACCCTGCGCCTCGGTCGGCCCGTTTCCCTCCAACAACTCGGTCCCCGGGCGGGCGAACTTGCCTCCATGCGTCAGCGCTGCGGCGCCAAGTCGCTGGCCGCGATCCCGTTCCGCCCCGCCGGTTCGGCGCCCATGGCGTTGATCGTGTACAGCGATGCCGCGGGCTACTTCACGCCCGACATCCTCGGCATGCTCAACGAGCTCACGGCCGACCTCGAGTTCGGCATCGAGGCACTCGCCGAAAAAGACCTGCGCGCCGCCGCGGAAGCCGCCCTGCGCAGCAGCGAGGAACGCTACCGGCTCGTGGCCGAGAACAGCCAGGACGTCATCTGGGTCATCGGATTCGACGCGACGCTCCAATACGTCAGCCCGGCCATCGAGCGCCTCCTCGGCTACACCCCGGCCCAGTGCTTCAAGTTGCGACCCAGCGAGATCTTTACTCCGGACAGCATCGGGGCGTTCGATGACCTGCTGCGGGAAACGAGGGAGGCCGTGGAACGCAACCAGCCCATCAGCACCCGGCTGCTCGAGGTCCAGCAGCGCCGCGCCGACGGCTCCACCGTCTGGACCGAGATGCGGGTGAGCGAATTTCACGACGCCAACGGCCGCCTCACCGGGCTGCTCGGCGTCACTCGCGACATCACCCAACGCCGCGTCATCGACCAGGCGCTCGCCAGCGAGGTTGCCCGCTACCGCGCGCTGATGGACGTCTCCGTCGACGCCATCCACCTCCTCGACGGGGACGGTCGGCTCATCGAGGCCAACGACACTTTTCTCCGCCAGCGCGGCTTCAGCCGCAGCGACATCGGGCAGCTGTGCCTTGAGGATTGGACGATCGATCCGGGCGACGACCTGCGCCGGCGCCTGTCACAGATCGGCGTCCGGCCCGTGCGCGTCGAGACCCGCCACCGTCGCCGCAACGGCAGCACCTTTGATGTCGAAGTGGTCACCGTTGCCCTCGAGCTGCACGGCCGCCGCGTGACCTGTGCGTCGGCCCGCGACATCACCGAGCGCAAGGACTTCGAGAAGCGGTTGCTGCGCGCGCAACGGCTCGAAAGCGTGGGCCTCATCGCCAGCGGCATCGCCCACGACCTCAACAACGTCCTCACGCCGATCCTCCTCTCCACGGGCCTCCTCGAAATGCGCTATCGTTCGCCGGAGGACGCCCAACTGCTCAAACCCATCGAGGCCGCCGCCCGCCGGGGCAGCAGCATCGTCCAGCAGATCCTCACCTTTTCGCGCGGCGCCGAGGGCCAGCGGCTCGCCATCGAGCCAAAGATTCTCCTCAAGGAGCTCAGCAGCATCATCCGCGAGACCTTCCCTCGGAACATCGTCCACAAGCTCGAGATCGCCGCGGACGCCCGCCCGGTCGTCGGTGATCCCACGCAGCTCCACCAGGTCTTCCTCAACCTCGCGCTCAACGCGCGCGACGCCATGCCGCAGGGTGGCACCCTCACGATCGGCGCCCGGAACCACCACATCACCGCGGAAGACCTCCTGCGCATTCCCTCGGCCGTGGAGGGCGAGTACGTCTGCATCAGCGTCGTCGATACCGGCACGGGGATCACACCCGACGTGCTCGACCATCTGTTCGAGCCGTTCTTCACCACCAAGCCCCGCGGTCGCGGCACCGGGCTGGGCCTCTCCACGGTTCACGGTCTCGTCCGCGGCCACGGCGGGTTTGTCGATGTCTCGAGCCAGCTCGGCCACGGCTCCGAGTTCCGGGTCTTCCTTCCGTCCGCCGGTCCCGAAAGCACCCCCGCGCCCGCCGCGGGCGCCAATTCGCACCGCAAGATCGGCCAGGGCGAACACGTGCTCGTGGTCGACGACGAGCTCGCCATTCTCACCGTCCTTTCCTCCGTGCTCCGGCGCGCCGGTTTCACCGTGCACACCGCGGCCGACGGCGCCGAGGCGCTGCAGGAACTCGAGCTGCGCCCCACCGATATTCGCGTCGTCATCACCGACATCATGATGCCGAAGTTCGACGGCATCCGCCTCACGAGCGAAGTGCGGCAGCGCTACCCCAAGCTTCCCGTGATCGCGATGTCCGGCATGATTTCGCCGACGTCTGACGACGAGAGCCGGGAGCAACTCCGTGCGCTCGGCGTCACCACCGTGCTCGACAAGCCCTATGGCGAACCCGAGCTGCTCGACGCCATCGCCGCCGCCCTCAAGGCCACCAACGCGCCGGCCTGA